DNA from Pseudodesulfovibrio senegalensis:
GTAGGTCGTTGCCAAGGCTTTATTTCAAAAGGCCCTGTCCAATACGGACAGGGCCTTTTTTGCGTTTGGTGCAATGGACAAAGCAGGGGGCGGGGCTGGGCGTGTTCACGAAATATCTGCCCGGACGGTTCACGTCCGTTCCCGTACACCATGACCTTTTGCGCCACCGCCTATTCGTGTTTTGTCTCGTGGCAGAAGTTCCCTCTGCTCCGGCAACATCCCCAGCGTCATGAGCCGTTTCTTGTAGTTGACCGGGAAAATGCCGCCAATGGTTGCGCCCACAACGAAGCCGGCCAGCAACATGAAGGGCCGGTTTCCGGAAAGCACGGTACCGGAATCCATGAGCGCGGCGGCAAGAAGCACGCTGACTTGGGTGCCAAGCCCCTGCATGAGGGCGTACCAGTACCATGACAGATCGAGGCGGCGCATGCTCTGGATGTAGTAGGATATGAACGCGCCTGTGGCGCCCGGGCATACGGTCCAGCACAAAACGTTCATGTTCATGGATCGGGCGTCAGGGGACAGGTGCTGTTGGACGAGGTGTGCGGTCATGAACAGGAATGCGCCAGCAGCCACACCGAGAAGAAAGCCCACCACGCATTGAAATATCGAAAGCGGTTGTGCTCGGGTGGGGTTGTAACCCTTTGCCTGTCTGTAGGAGGTCCTGCTCATGTGGTAGAGCGAAACGAAGGTGATGGCCAGACCATGTATCAGGATGGCGTAGGCCGTCCATTGCAGTGTCTGCAGGGGCGTGGGAATGAACGACACCGTGCCGTGCATGGCCAGATGCAGGAAGTAGGTGCCCATGCCCGTCAGCAGGCTGGCCGCGGCAATGCCGACAAGGGTGCGGGTGATGGTTTCCCTGCCCAGCACCTGCGGAGGCGGCAGCTCCGGATACAGGGAAAAGAAGCGGAATTCCGTGCCGTGCCATGCCTTGGTGGGCGTGGTCCTGTTGATGCCGCAACAGATGATTTCCAGAGCCTCATGCAGCAGTTCCCCTGTGTTTCTGTCCAGATCGACGGCATATTCGGGCAGCAGCGGATTGGTGCGATCAATGGTGCAGTAGCGGCGGACCCTGTCCTGATGGGACTGGAAACCCTCTTCAAAAAAATTGTATAATTTGCAGTTCTTATTCAGGAAATGCTTCTTGGATGGCTTGGACTCCCATCTGTGCAGCCGGTTGGCGAAAAAGGCGAGCTTCGCAAAGCGGCTCAGTATGGGATCGGCACCGGATATGAGCCGCCGGGGATCGCAGTCCAGCGACAGCGCCATTTGCTTCAGAAAACGGCCATAGGTGATTGTGCCGGGCCTGAAGGCCGACTCGTCGATCAGTGCTTCGATAAGGGCTTTGGCGTGGCCCGGAATGCGGGCTCGATCGTGAAGCCAGCGGCGGGCCCTGTGGTCCATGCTTTTGAGTACCGGAATATTGGGAATGACACCTGTGAGAACAAATGATGCGAACAGGGTGCGCTCTCCCGGGCCCATTGCGGAGAGCGTGCTTTTTTTCTCCGGCGCGAAAAATCCGTTGATGAGCGCATCCACCAGTTCCGGGAAGAGACAGGCCATGGCGAACAATGCAAGATGGGCACAGGCGTATACTCCCAGGAAGAACGTGAACCGCGCGGACCATGTGTACGCACGCGGAGGCATTTTCGGCTTTCTCCTGGGGTCCGGCGGCCAGCGGTTGAATTTGCTCCATGCTACCCATGCGACATACAGGGCACCTGCAAGGAGAACAACGGCGTTTGAAGGTGATGTGCCGATCATGGCTGTACTCCTGTTTCCGATGATGACGACTATGACTATTGTCTATATAGTCTTTGCGTATGAAGTCGTCCACTTTTTTCGGGCTTGATAATCGGTGCTATTCTTTTGACTTTGCCTGCCCCTTGACCTATCCCTGCCTTTTTGACGCGGTAACAGCGGAGATTCCATGTCCGAACCGGAAATCAATGAACTGTGCATATATCCGAAGCTGACGCATGATGCAGTGTGCGAGCAGCATCGTGAAATCATGAACAGCGGCGCCTTGGCCCTGGCCGGGGTTCTGCCGTACATGACGCTTTTGCTCAACAGGAGCCGCCAGATCGTATATTGCAATCAGGCGGTCCTCGATTCATTGGGACTGGATTCGATGCAGGAAGTTCTCGGCCGCTGTGTCGGGGAGGTTTTCGGCTGCATCCACGCGGAAGACGCGCCCGAAGGGTGCGGTTTTTCAGCGTATTGCGTGAAATGCGGCGCGCTCAAGGCGCTTGCCAAGGGCGTGGCCGGTGAAGCCGGTGCAGGCCATTGCCGCATGTTGCGTCATGCGGGCAACGGCATCAAGGCCCTGAACGTGAAGGTCAACACCTCGCCCATCGAGGTGGCGGGCATGTCCATGGTGGTGCTCACCGCCCGGAACGAGGACAAGGATGTGCGCCGCCGGGCCATGGAGCGTCTGTTCTTTCACGACGTGCTCAACCTTGCCGGGGGTCTGGACGGGGCCATGCAGTCGTTTGCCGAGGAATTTCAGGACGTCAATCCCGAACTCGCGGAACTCATGCAGTCCACGGCCCGTTTTCTGCTGGAGGAGATACGCGCGCAAAAGACCCTGATGGCTGCAGAAAGCGGCGATCTGCTGGTGCGGCCCGAGCCTGTTTCCACACGGAATGTCACCGAGTCCGCAGCGGCGCTGTATGCCATGCACAAGGCCGCGCAGGGCGTTCGGGTTCTTGTTGCCGAAGATCTGGACGATGTGGAGTTGCTGACGGACCGGCTGTTGCTGAACAGGCTTCTGGGCAACATGCTCAAGAACGCCCTGGAAGCCACCAGTGTGGGGCAGAGCGTTACCGTGGGGTGCGACAGGCTTTCGGACGGTGCAGCCTTTTGGGTGCACAATCCGGACTACATTCCCCGGGACGTGCAACTGCAGATATTCAACCGCTCATTTTCCACAAAGGGCGAGGGCCGCGGTCTGGGCACATACAGCATCAAGCTGCTCGCGGAAACCTATCTGGGCGGCAAGGTCTCGTTTCGTTCGCACCCCGAGGACGGCACGGTGTTCACCGTTGTCCTGCCGTCTTCCTGTCCTCGCTAGGGATGTCCCCGGCCTGAGGGTCAGCCCTGCATGGCCATCCCCTTGATCAATCCGAAACTTCCGGCCAGCATCATGTCCCCTCCGGGCGAGGGAAACGAGACATCGTGGTTTTCCAGCATGGCCCGGCGCGGACCGAGAACGTGCACCGGAGCAAACCCCTGCGCTCCCTCGGGCAACGGCAGGGTCAGGCAGCCGTGGCCGTTGGCGTCGAACACGTTCTGGTGCGCGAGCCTGCCTTCGCGGAACGAGTGCAGGTCCTGCCAAAGCGTTTTTTCGTCCAAAAGGCCGGTATGGTGTTCATAGATCCCGAAAATGCGTCCCCGGTACAGCAGGAAGGCCACGGTGTGGCTGTTGCCCACGTTGACCAGCGTGATGCCTCGGGAATGGCTTTGTTCCTCGATTTCGACCACGTACAGCGCGCCCAGAACCGCGGCCGCACCCGTGTCCGCCACCGGTCCGTTGCCGATGCATGCCTGCAGGTCGGCCAGCCGGGTCATCATGGACGGCACGTCCTGAAAGAGCAGTGATTCCGGGCGTCCCTGTCCGTCGCCCAGCAGTTGTTCCCAGAGCTTGAAACGGCCGATGCGGTTGGAGGTCCCGGGGTGGAATCCGTGGTCCTGTGCGCAGGCGGCAATGCGGTCGGGCCAGTCCAGTTCCGCGGCCTCGAAAAAACGCTCCCACCATGATCTGTCAAAGTCGGAAAAGAGCACTGGCTCATGGCCGTCAGGACAGTCCTCGCTCAGGGTCACGCCCATGGACTCCACACGCGTGAGGTCGTCACCCATGGTATAGGCGGCCGAAGGCTGGGCGCTCACGGCCAGCCCGGCCTTGAGGTGCGCGCGCACGAACCGGGTCACGCCGCCGCCCATGTTGTGGCCGTGCAGCCATATGGCCTTTTGCTGCCGGGTCAGTTCGGCAATGCGTTTCCCCACCTGCAGGGCGGGCGAGGGCAGCACGAATTTCGGGCAGTTTTCTGGTTCGCGATCCGGGATGTGCAGGAGAACGTCCTGCGTGCCGCTGCCGATATCAAGGCACAATGTGGTGGCATTCATGGCGAAAAACATATCGTTGTGTCTCGGGCAAGGCAAGAACGTTGACAGTTTTTCCGCTTGCGGCCACCATCGGCCCATGAATTTCATCATTATGCTTCTGGCCTGCTGGGTCGTGGCCGTGCCCGTGCTGCGCTATGTGCTTTTCTGGATCAGCAACACCCGCTCCGGCGATATGGAACTGGTCCGGCAGGGGCTCGATGGCCGCGCATTGCCCCATGTGTTGTGCGGGCTGGTTTCGGCCATGCTGAGCGAACTGGGGGTGCTGCTCATGCTGCCGTTGGGCCTGATTTTTCCGGCTCGTGCTGGCCGGGGTACGCCCGTGATTTTCGTGCACGGACTGTACCACAACCCCACGGCATGGTTATGGTTCCGCATCCTGCTGGGCCGGGCCGGATACCGGAATTTCCATGCGTTCGGCTACAACAGCTTCACCCGTCCCTTTGAGAATGCGGTGGACGACCTTGCCGAAGTCATGGAGAACGTGCTGCGGGACAATCCGGAGCGCACGGTCGTACTGGTGGGGCACAGCCTCGGGGGGCTGGTCTGCCGCATGGCCGCTTCCCGGCCGGAGTTTTCCGGGCGCGTGGGCGCGCTCGTTGCCCTGGGCTCGCCCCATGGAGGCAGCGTGCTGGCTGCGCTCGGCCTCGGGCCCATGGCCCGGGGGCTGTATCCGGGCAAGGCCGTTATCCGCGCCGTTGAACAGTGCCGGGACATGCAGGCCCCGAAGCTGGCCGTGTATTCGTTAGTGGATGATTACGTGTTGCCCCTGTCCGGCCTGCGAGTGGGCCGCCATGACTGGAATGAACAGGTCTGTTCGCCGGTCAGCCACGTTTCCATGCTGTTTTCGCAGGACGTTGCGTGGCGCGTGGCCGCTTTTCTGGACCGCGCGCTCAGGGGCGGGGCATCCGATTCAGGACTGGCCCTTGATGGGAGCGAGCAGGGGCAAGGCCGTATCCTGCTTGATGGTTCCGAGCACGAATGATGAATTGATGCTTTGCACCCCGTGGATGGGCGCCAGCTTGGAGAACGCGAAATCCGCATATCCGGGCATGTCCGGCAGGGCCACCTTGAGCAGGTAGTCGTCCTCGCCCGAGAGCTGGTAGCATTCCAGCACTTCGTCCATGGTTTCGATGTGGTCGCGGAAATTCTCGAAATCCTGCAGGTTGTGCGCTCCAAGGGATACGCGCACAAAGGCGATGATGCCTACTCCCACCTTTTGCGGCGAGACCACGGCCACGAAACGGTCGATGACGCCGCTGTTTTCCAGCCGTTTGACGCGTTCCAGCATGGCGGGCGGGGAAATGCCCAGCCGCTTGGCCAGTTCCGCATTGGTGATGCGGCCCTCGCGTTGCAGTATCTCGAGAATGTCGTGGTCCATGGCGTCCAGTTTCATCATGCCTCCGCAGCCGGTATGTGGGTGTTGCGCGGTACCGTTACTGAGTAATGGAATTGCGGGCAAAAGAAAAGACGCCGTTCGTGAGCCGTGCTTGATTGCACGGTCCGTGGGGATGCGCTATCCTGCGCAGCGGGCAGTGCCCGGCCCGGTCCACTGGTGGACGGGCCAAACCGGTTGTTTTTCGACCTGACGGAGAACCATGTTTCGTTCACGATTGGATTCCACGGCGGTGGAGGCTGTAGAGCAGCTGCTGGATGCGGCGCATGCGGACGGCAGGTCCATGCTGTTCGAGCACGAGGTCTATGCGGTGCTGGAACGTTTGGGCATGTCCGTGCCGGAACATGTTCTGGTGCAAGGCCCGGATGACGTGGGCGCGGATACGCTGGCCCGTTTTTCCAGCGACCATGTGGTGCTCAAGGCCGTGGCGCCGGACATGATTCACAAGGAAAAGGCCGGGGGCGTGCGCGTGGTGGTCAAGGACCTGGAGTACGTGCGCTACAGTGTCGAACGCATGGTGTCGGATATGGCTGCGGCCGGCATCAAGGCGCGCGGCGTGCTGCTGATGCAGTGCGTGGATTATTCGCAGGAACTGGGCAATGAAATATTGCTGGGCTTTCGCGAGAGCGTGGCCTTCGGGCCGGTGATTTCCTTTTCCAAGG
Protein-coding regions in this window:
- a CDS encoding DUF1786 domain-containing protein, giving the protein MFFAMNATTLCLDIGSGTQDVLLHIPDREPENCPKFVLPSPALQVGKRIAELTRQQKAIWLHGHNMGGGVTRFVRAHLKAGLAVSAQPSAAYTMGDDLTRVESMGVTLSEDCPDGHEPVLFSDFDRSWWERFFEAAELDWPDRIAACAQDHGFHPGTSNRIGRFKLWEQLLGDGQGRPESLLFQDVPSMMTRLADLQACIGNGPVADTGAAAVLGALYVVEIEEQSHSRGITLVNVGNSHTVAFLLYRGRIFGIYEHHTGLLDEKTLWQDLHSFREGRLAHQNVFDANGHGCLTLPLPEGAQGFAPVHVLGPRRAMLENHDVSFPSPGGDMMLAGSFGLIKGMAMQG
- a CDS encoding alpha/beta fold hydrolase — encoded protein: MAKNISLCLGQGKNVDSFSACGHHRPMNFIIMLLACWVVAVPVLRYVLFWISNTRSGDMELVRQGLDGRALPHVLCGLVSAMLSELGVLLMLPLGLIFPARAGRGTPVIFVHGLYHNPTAWLWFRILLGRAGYRNFHAFGYNSFTRPFENAVDDLAEVMENVLRDNPERTVVLVGHSLGGLVCRMAASRPEFSGRVGALVALGSPHGGSVLAALGLGPMARGLYPGKAVIRAVEQCRDMQAPKLAVYSLVDDYVLPLSGLRVGRHDWNEQVCSPVSHVSMLFSQDVAWRVAAFLDRALRGGASDSGLALDGSEQGQGRILLDGSEHE
- a CDS encoding ATP-binding protein, producing MSEPEINELCIYPKLTHDAVCEQHREIMNSGALALAGVLPYMTLLLNRSRQIVYCNQAVLDSLGLDSMQEVLGRCVGEVFGCIHAEDAPEGCGFSAYCVKCGALKALAKGVAGEAGAGHCRMLRHAGNGIKALNVKVNTSPIEVAGMSMVVLTARNEDKDVRRRAMERLFFHDVLNLAGGLDGAMQSFAEEFQDVNPELAELMQSTARFLLEEIRAQKTLMAAESGDLLVRPEPVSTRNVTESAAALYAMHKAAQGVRVLVAEDLDDVELLTDRLLLNRLLGNMLKNALEATSVGQSVTVGCDRLSDGAAFWVHNPDYIPRDVQLQIFNRSFSTKGEGRGLGTYSIKLLAETYLGGKVSFRSHPEDGTVFTVVLPSSCPR
- a CDS encoding Lrp/AsnC family transcriptional regulator codes for the protein MMKLDAMDHDILEILQREGRITNAELAKRLGISPPAMLERVKRLENSGVIDRFVAVVSPQKVGVGIIAFVRVSLGAHNLQDFENFRDHIETMDEVLECYQLSGEDDYLLKVALPDMPGYADFAFSKLAPIHGVQSINSSFVLGTIKQDTALPLLAPIKGQS